One part of the Anaeromyxobacter sp. Fw109-5 genome encodes these proteins:
- a CDS encoding M28 family peptidase, with protein sequence MRAAIPLLLAPALLSAACGHRRPRPAAELACRAVRADPARLREHVEALTTRFQPRSAAHPANLDRAAAWVEQAFRAAGAQEVEAQVYPAFRASYRNVIARFGPDTPERLVLGAHYDAAGDDPGADDDASGVAGLVEIARMLAAQPPPLRVELAAYTLEEPPGFATEAMGSVVHARSLKEADVRVRLMMSLEMLGAFSDVPGSQSVPVGMKRDALPITGDFIAIVGRSGHAGMVSEIAAAMRYASAVPVQTLVAARDMPGVDLSDHRSFWDLDYPAVMVTDTAFFRNPRYHTPEDTPDTLDYPRMAEVVEGVHCVVQAVARR encoded by the coding sequence ATGCGCGCCGCGATCCCCCTCCTCCTCGCCCCGGCGCTGCTCTCCGCGGCGTGCGGCCACCGCCGCCCGAGGCCCGCCGCCGAGCTGGCCTGCCGCGCCGTGCGCGCCGACCCGGCGCGGCTGCGGGAGCACGTCGAGGCCCTGACGACGCGCTTCCAGCCGCGGAGCGCGGCGCACCCCGCGAACCTGGACCGCGCGGCGGCGTGGGTGGAGCAGGCCTTCCGCGCGGCGGGTGCCCAGGAGGTCGAGGCGCAGGTCTACCCCGCGTTCCGGGCGAGCTACCGGAACGTCATCGCCCGGTTCGGGCCGGACACCCCCGAGCGGCTCGTGCTGGGCGCGCACTACGACGCGGCGGGCGACGATCCCGGGGCGGACGACGACGCGAGCGGGGTGGCGGGCCTCGTCGAGATCGCCCGCATGCTCGCGGCCCAGCCGCCTCCGCTCCGGGTCGAGCTCGCCGCCTACACCCTCGAGGAGCCGCCCGGCTTCGCGACCGAGGCCATGGGCAGCGTCGTGCACGCCCGCTCGCTCAAGGAGGCGGACGTCCGGGTGCGGCTCATGATGTCGCTCGAGATGCTCGGCGCGTTCTCGGACGTCCCGGGGAGCCAGTCGGTCCCGGTCGGCATGAAGCGCGACGCCCTGCCGATCACCGGCGACTTCATCGCCATCGTCGGCCGGAGCGGCCACGCCGGCATGGTCTCCGAGATCGCCGCGGCCATGCGCTACGCCTCGGCCGTGCCGGTCCAGACGCTCGTCGCCGCGCGCGACATGCCCGGAGTGGATCTCTCGGACCACCGCAGCTTCTGGGACCTCGACTACCCGGCGGTGATGGTGACGGACACCGCGTTCTTCCGGAACCCGCGCTACCACACGCCGG
- the rpsI gene encoding 30S ribosomal protein S9 yields MATQANISVGRRKESVARVRLVPGTGNITINGRTMDVYFGRETSKMILVEPLKLVDQMGKLDVLVTARGGGLSGQAGAIRHGISRALCDLNPEYRPILKKAGFMTRDARAVERKKYGRPGARKRFQFSKR; encoded by the coding sequence ATGGCGACTCAGGCGAACATCTCGGTCGGCCGCCGCAAGGAGTCGGTGGCCCGGGTGCGGCTCGTGCCCGGCACCGGGAACATCACGATCAACGGCCGCACGATGGACGTGTACTTCGGCCGCGAGACGTCGAAGATGATCCTCGTCGAGCCGCTGAAGCTCGTCGACCAGATGGGCAAGCTCGACGTGCTCGTGACCGCCCGCGGCGGCGGCCTCTCCGGCCAGGCCGGCGCGATCCGCCACGGCATCAGCCGCGCGCTGTGCGATCTCAACCCGGAGTACCGGCCCATCCTCAAGAAGGCCGGCTTCATGACCCGGGACGCGCGCGCGGTCGAGCGCAAGAAGTACGGTCGCCCCGGCGCCCGCAAGCGCTTCCAGTTCTCGAAGCGCTAG
- the rplM gene encoding 50S ribosomal protein L13, translating into MAKGTTHSATKAEALKGRRWWLVDANDQTVGRLATRIASILKGKHKPLYTPSLDTGDFVVVVNAGKARFTGKKETDKVFFTHTMYPGGEKLTPMNKLRQRHPEDILENAVRRMLPRSALGRQMMTKLKIYAGDQHPHAAQKPEALPLAQ; encoded by the coding sequence ATGGCCAAAGGCACCACCCACAGCGCGACGAAGGCCGAGGCCCTGAAGGGCCGCAGGTGGTGGCTCGTCGATGCGAACGACCAGACGGTCGGGCGCCTCGCGACCCGCATCGCGTCGATCCTCAAGGGCAAGCACAAGCCGCTCTACACGCCCTCCCTCGACACCGGCGACTTCGTCGTGGTGGTGAACGCGGGCAAGGCCCGCTTCACCGGCAAGAAGGAGACGGACAAGGTCTTCTTCACCCACACGATGTACCCGGGCGGCGAGAAGCTCACGCCGATGAACAAGCTCCGCCAGCGTCACCCCGAGGACATCCTCGAGAACGCCGTTCGCCGCATGCTCCCGCGGAGCGCGCTCGGCCGGCAGATGATGACGAAGCTGAAGATCTACGCGGGTGACCAGCACCCGCACGCCGCGCAGAAGCCCGAGGCGCTCCCCCTCGCGCAGTAA